A single window of Debaryomyces hansenii CBS767 chromosome F complete sequence DNA harbors:
- a CDS encoding DEHA2F10120p (highly similar to uniprot|Q9UUU1 Yarrowia lipolytica YALI0F17248g nucm NUCM protein), with translation MLRVKNISNSVRLASRARHGSLSSRAFSNFSRLNAAVNDESNVKPFKHALGRDAQRYSDEPGTFGKTTFTESMDEVDMTWGRDDDPKHVEKQNTKIRHFTINFGPQHPAAHGVLRLILELHGEEIVRADPHVGLLHRGTEKLIESKTYMQAIPYFDRLDYVSMMTNELVFALAVEKLLNIEVPLRAKYIRTLFGEITRILNHCMSVLSHIMDVGGLTPFLWGFEEREKLMEFYERVSGARLHSNYVRPGGVSQDMPVGLLDDIYMWATQFGDRIDETEELITDNRIWAARTKDVGVVTAEDALNYSLSGVMLRGSGIPYDIRKAQPYDAYELVDFDVAVGMNGDCYDRYLIRMAEFRQSLRIIYQCINDMPNGPIKTEDFKVSAPPRSMMKEDMEALIHHFLLYTKGYAVPQGETYTAIEAPKGEMAVYVVSDGSERPYRCKIRAPGFAHLGAFDHISRGNLLADAVAIIGTMDLVFGEVDR, from the coding sequence ATGTTGAGAGTCAAGAATATAAGTAATTCGGTTCGTCTTGCTTCTAGAGCTAGACATGGGTCCCTTTCATCAAGGGCTTTCagcaatttttcaagattgaATGCAGCTGTAAATGACGAATCCAATGTTAAGCCTTTTAAGCATGCGTTAGGCAGAGATGCACAGAGATACTCGGACGAGCCAGGTACGTTTGGTAAGACGACGTTCACCGAGTCGATGGACGAGGTAGACATGACGTGGGGAAGAGACGACGACCCTAAGCACGTTGAGAAGCAAAACACCAAGATCAGACATTTCACCATCAACTTCGGGCCTCAGCATCCAGCAGCTCACGGTGTGTTgagattgattttggaattaCACGGGGAAGAAATTGTCAGGGCCGATCCACACGTTGGGTTGTTACACAGAGGTACAGAAAAGTTGATTGAGTCCAAGACATACATGCAAGCCATACCATACTTTGATAGATTGGATTATGTTTCCATGATGACCAACGAATTAGTGTTTGCATTAGCTGTGGAAAAGTTGTTGAACATTGAGGTTCCACTCAGGGCCAAGTACATTAGAACTTTGTTTGGGGAAATCACCAGAATCTTGAATCATTGTATGTCGGTATTGTCGCATATTATGGATGTCGGTGGTTTGACTCCGTTCTTGTGGGGTTTcgaagaaagagaaaagtTGATGGAATTCTACGAGCGTGTTTCCGGTGCTCGTTTACACAGTAACTACGTTAGACCAGGTGGTGTTTCGCAAGATATGCCTGTCGGTTTATTGGACGATATTTACATGTGGGCTACTCAATTCGGTGATAGAATTGATGAAACCGAAGAATTGATCACCGATAACCGTATTTGGGCTGCCAGAACCAAGGATGTAGGTGTGGTCACCGCCGAAGACGCCTTAAACTACTCGTTATCTGGTGTCATGTTGAGAGGTTCAGGTATTCCATACGATATCAGAAAGGCGCAACCTTATGATGCTTACGAATTGGTTGACTTTGATGTCGCTGTGGGTATGAACGGTGATTGTTACGACCGTTACTTAATCAGAATGGCTGAATTTAGACAATCCTTGAGAATTATCTACCAATGTATCAACGATATGCCAAATGGTCCTATCAAGACTGAAGACTTTAAGGTCTCTGCGCCACCAAGAAGTATGATGAAAGAAGATATGGAAGCATTAATCCACCATTTCTTGTTATATACCAAGGGTTATGCTGTTCCACAAGGTGAAACTTATACTGCTATTGAAGCACCAAAGGGTGAAATGGCCGTTTATGTTGTTTCCGACGGTTCTGAAAGACCTTATAGATGTAAAATCAGAGCTCCAGGTTTTGCTCACTTGGGAGCATTTGACCATATTTCCAGAGGTAACTTATTAGCTGATGCTGTTGCTATCATTGGTACCATGGATTTAGTCTTCGGTGAAGTCGATCGTTAG
- a CDS encoding DEHA2F10142p (similar to CA4888|IPF1631 Candida albicans IPF1631 unknown function), with protein MNFASKRKREEVEPDTKKVKNFINEKERQEFSSSNEWPVYNHPDGGIVKITPWGSVRQYMDASGNTVTKFEDMNFQDISFANSHQTANVYEMPSTPVSMNQNSNNYSSPSMYDVDGIKLSPSDEAENYVINGYGRSQGNGAQQQQFQQEHENYFGMEDHDLEYDEMVKI; from the coding sequence ATGAATTTCGCATctaaaagaaaaagagaagagGTGGAACCAGACACCaaaaaagtgaaaaattttataaacgAAAAGGAGAGACAAGAGTTCAGCAGCTCGAATGAGTGGCCTGTTTACAACCATCCGGACGGGGGAATAGTGAAGATTACGCCGTGGGGGTCTGTGAGACAATATATGGATGCCAGCGGGAACACGGTGACGAAGTTTGAAGACATGAATTTTCAGGATATATCGTTTGCGAACAGCCACCAGACGGCGAATGTGTACGAGATGCCATCGACGCCGGTGTCGATGAACCAGAACTCGAACAATTATTCGTCGCCATCGATGTATGATGTGGATGGCATCAAGTTGAGTCCGAGCGACGAGGCAGAAAACTACGTGATAAACGGGTACGGCAGGCTGCAGGGCAATGGGGCCCAGCAGCAGCAATTCCAGCAGGAGCACGAGAATTATTTTGGCATGGAAGACCATGATTTGGAATACGACGAAATGGTCAAAATCTAG
- a CDS encoding DEHA2F10164p (similar to CA4970|IPF4696 Candida albicans IPF4696 unknown Function): MTSEVPGYYDQENSEGLPIYTAPSEPLPQYEPSLEYFGLSLIKTEFSSPYHYNNGNRSWKPVLLEINSTQLNIYDLKVEKKVLELIVALYNDSNQLNDVMQIVQNEKMNNDGDDDLDEMWNDAYQGEVDDLKQSTSTKWKSSWHKSKYSKVLNKSISQYYELIKENRMLFEPTRSATEYSIFKTKFQGNQIASYTLNNMYVGEAPSLNHLVSSMYKEDKSHINKHNISTLVKYKNTLRVRIELKQMLLQFWSFYGMLHWFRALSIAKDLSSPLENRSVTKLKSIPSRNSRNNNLLAATEAAAMLGMASEDHDLTYFTDPFNSHSPKHIISENSDYADVSTVSSGSNTPYSVFSNERRESVGSTSTDISTIPNNRYNKNINKFSLVSYDKVFATTVEKQYISNCIPDLNSFDKWCGLDVTVSNYKQYLSPSQQNASSKNIFISSSALDNASWGISKVLKKQPQQSNCSKNFVIDSKGLVSLAH; the protein is encoded by the coding sequence ATGACCAGCGAGGTACCTGGCTATTatgatcaagaaaataGCGAAGGGTTACCTATATATACGGCTCCTAGCGAGCCATTACCGCAATATGAGCCTTCTCTCGAATATTTCGGattatcattgattaaAACGGAGTTTTCGAGCCCATATCACTACAATAATGGAAACAGATCGTGGAAACCGGTGTTGttagaaattaattcaacTCAGTTGAATATATATGACTTGAAGGTTGAAAAAAAGGTGTTAGAACTCATTGTGGCCTTATACAACgattcaaatcaattgaatgaCGTGATGCAAATAGtacaaaatgaaaaaatgaataatgacGGTGATGATGACTTGGACGAGATGTGGAATGATGCATATCAGGGAGAGGTAGATGACTTGAAACAATCTACGTCGACCAAGTGGAAAAGCCTGTGGCACAAATCCAAATACAGCAAGGTGTTGAATAAGAGCATTTCGCAATACTATGAGCTTATCAAGGAAAATCGTATGCTTTTTGAGCCTACCAGATCGGCTACCGAATACAGCATattcaaaacaaaatttcaaggAAACCAAATTGCATCGTACACATTAAATAACATGTATGTTGGGGAAGCACCCTCTTTAAATCACCTAGTATCGTCTATGTataaagaagacaaaaGTCACATAAATAAGCACAACATTTCTACATTGGTAAAGTACAAGAACACCTTGAGAGTcagaattgaattgaagCAGATGCTCTTGCAATTTTGGTCGTTCTATGGGATGTTACATTGGTTCAGAGCTTTAAGTATAGCAAAGGACTTGAGTTCTCCGTTGGAAAATAGAAGTGTGACAAAATTAAAGAGCATACCGTCACGGAATAGCCGTAATAATAACTTGTTGGCGGCTACAGAAGCTGCAGCAATGCTCGGCATGGCATCTGAAGATCACGATTTAACATATTTCACTGATCCCTTCAATTCTCACTCACCAAAGCATATAATACTGGAAAATAGTGACTATGCTGATGTATCGACCGTGTCACTGGGTTCCAATACCCCATATTCCGTCTTTTCCAATGAAAGGCGTGAATCGGTGGGTTCTACATCTACCGATATTTCTACGATACCCAACAACAGATATAACAAAAACATTAACAAATTCAGTCTTGTGTCGTATGATAAGGTATTCGCTACAACTGTTGAAAAACAGTACATTTCAAACTGCATTCCTGATTTAAACTCTTTCGACAAATGGTGTGGATTGGATGTCACCGTATCCAATTACAAGCAATATCTCAGTCCTAGTCAGCAAAACGCGTCCTCtaaaaatatcttcatttcATCATCGGCATTAGACAACGCATCTTGGGGCATAAGTAAGGTGTTGAAAAAGCAACCCCAACAGTCCAATTGTAGCAAGAACTTTGTTATCGACCTGAAAGGTTTGGTAAGCCTTGCACATTAG
- a CDS encoding DEHA2F10208p (weakly similar to uniprot|P32807 Saccharomyces cerevisiae YMR284W YKU70 Forms heterodimer with Yku80p known as Ku binds chromosome ends and is involved in maintaining normal telomere length and structure in addition to participating in the formation of silent chromatin at telomere-proximal genes) codes for MSFSDDENESYKQFEIHEGIAFLIELTPDIFLPLKELDNKSQFIEILSSINELVSELIITLPNTGIGIYFYNCQKTNKKFTKDCGLNRLFKLNDLNSFNMKILNDAVNDDANGISLLKDKFPYIEHGYNEDNLPAVLNTMLNEFHNKKNYNNKKLIWFTNNDKPFNNDKSKHNLWKIINDYDEFRIQITPFFLDSYTDEKQSKKKVFDPSLYQDIFLNTNYLNNRKSNDKNDDDEERIDIKSEFDPDRLNDIVFDGISKSTPRFKETTLSTQIKSMIFRLKEVKRILFSCDLILGDGEGVSGNFGCSVKGYTIYNHEKLKKFNKIYNSGEELKIVHTRSKILNDRTGEKVEVETKGNQSVTERNEDANIRKGFPIGNDHVLYLNSKQINFLKNYAFDHNSDNRAGGNSEDEDDDEFDNQNEDLDDHGFSKPPYLKLLGFRSLSTYQPHYNSSAPIFVTPDMNDGLKTASAEGGYKNSFKTFSSLYQSCIKLQKYGVLFGCLKKNSMPNLYALYPTKATNSNKSGLNFPEGFFLIRLPWLDDVRSLPEYSFLNNVNLNELSGESVPPEILLNFKHIISQFFLREYRPSDFPNPSINYFYKIINNELLQEELSPESKTVANNDTTTQKLIELRGYLQQEELQTMLKTLNVRLNKLSNESLKREMESSDGADNKKRKKEVPELNEEAVLTAWKSNEWNHFNVSQLKQFVSKYKGLIKSGTKKQDIINNIISFLNKKYETEK; via the coding sequence ATGAGCTTTTCAGACGACGAAAATGAAAGTTACAAGCAATTCGAAATTCATGAAGGAATTGCATTCTTAATTGAATTAACTCCTGATATTTTCCTTCCTTTGAAGGAACTAGATAATAAATCAcaattcattgaaataCTATCTAGtataaatgaattggtTAGCGAACTAATCATTACATTACCAAATACTGGAATCGGTATCTATTTTTATAACTGTCAGAAGACGAACAAGAAATTCACGAAGGATTGTGGGCTAAAtagattatttaaattaaatgatCTAAACAGTTtcaatatgaaaatattaaatgatgCGGTTAACGATGATGCTAATGGGATAAGTTTACTTAAAGATAAATTTCCATATATAGAACATGGctataatgaagataatcTACCGGCAGTTCTTAATACTATGTTAAATGAATTCcataataaaaagaattataataacAAGAAGCTAATTTGGTTTACGAATAATGATAAGCCATTTAACAATGATAAGAGTAAACATAATTTGTGGAagattattaatgattaCGACGAATTTCGAATACAGATCACTCCTTTCTTCTTAGATAGTTATACGGATGAAAAACAGTCTAAGAAAAAGGTATTCGATCCCAGCTTGTATCAGGACATATTTTTGAACACAAACTATTTAAATAATCGAAAAAGcaatgataaaaatgatgatgatgaagagcGTATAGATATTAAATCTGAGTTTGATCCGGATAGattgaatgatattgtATTTGATGGAATATCAAAGTCTACGCCTAGGTTCAAGGAGACTACTTTATCAAcacaaataaaatcaatgattttcAGATTGAAAGAGGTTAAGCGGATTCTTTTTTCCTGTGATTTGATACTTGGCGATGGAGAGGGGGTTTCTGGTAACTTTGGCTGTTCAGTTAAGGGCTATACAATCTATAAtcatgaaaaattgaagaaatttaaTAAGATTTATAATAGTGGAgaggaattgaaaattgttCATACTCGTAGtaagattttgaatgataGAACTGGTGAGAAGGTAGAAGTTGAAACCAAGGGTAATCAATCGGTGACGGAGAGAAATGAAGATGCAAACATAAGAAAGGGATTTCCTATAGGCAATGATcatgtattatatttgaattccaagcaaattaatttcttgaaaaattatgcATTCGACCATAATTCGGATAATAGAGCTGGAGGAAACTCTGAGGATGAGGACGATGACGAATTCGATAACCAAAATGAAGACTTGGATGACCATGGCTTTTCTAAACCGccatatttgaaattattaggGTTCAGGAGTTTAAGCACGTATCAGCCTCACTATAATTCTTCTGCCCCTATATTTGTTACACCAGATATGAATGATGGTCTCAAGACAGCATCAGCTGAAGGGGGATATAAGAACTCCTTTAAAACATTCTCATCACTTTACCAATCGTGTATAAAATTGCAGAAATATGGGGTCTTATTTGGATGTCTCAAAAAAAATTCGATGCCAAACTTGTATGCTTTATATCCAACCAAAGCAAcgaattcaaataaatcaggTTTGAATTTTCCAGAAGGATTCTTTTTGATCCGATTACCTTGGTTAGACGATGTTAGGTCCTTGCCAGAATATTCATTCCTAAACAACGTAAACTTAAATGAACTTTCTGGCGAATCCGTGCCACCAGAAATTTTACTAAATTTCAAACATATCATATcccaattttttttaagaGAGTACAGACCTCTGGATTTCCCTAATCCGTCAATAAATTACTTTTATAAGatcataaataatgaattattacaGGAGGAATTGAGTCCCGAATCGAAGACTGttgcaaataatgatacAACCACCCAAAAACTAATTGAATTAAGAGGGTATTTGCAGcaagaagaattacaaACGATGTTGAAAACACTCAATGTTCGCTTGAATAAACTTAGCAACGAGTCGTTGAAAAGAGAAATGGAATCTAGTGATGGTGCTGACAACAAAAAGCGGAAAAAGGAAGTACCagaattgaatgaagaagCAGTGTTGACGGCCTGGAAATCTAATGAGTGGAATCATTTCAATGTTTCACAGCTAAAGCAATTTGTTTCCAAGTACAAAGGTTTAATAAAACTGGGAACAAAGAAACAggatataatcaataatataatccTGTTTCTCAacaaaaaatatgaaactgaaaaataa
- a CDS encoding DEHA2F10230p (similar to uniprot|Q00381 Saccharomyces cerevisiae YJR058C APS2 Small subunit of the clathrin-associated adaptor complex AP-2 which is involved in protein sorting at the plasma membrane) yields the protein MAIHFILVLNRQGKTRLAKWFDNNYTTQDKQRYTTEIHRLISSRDSKYQSNFIEYQQNKLVYRRYAGLYFISSIDLIDSELDSLESLHFLVEVLDVYFDNVCELDLIFNFYKLYSILDEIFLGGEFQEISKDKILERLAYLDKLD from the coding sequence ATGGCTATTCATTTCATTCTAGTGCTTAACAGGCAGGGTAAAACAAGGCTTGCTAAGTGGTTTGATAATAACTATACTACCCAGGATAAGCAAAGATATACAACAGAGATACATAGGTTGATATCTTCTAGGGACCTGAAATATCAGtccaattttattgaataccAACAGAACAAGTTGGTCTACAGGCGATACGCTGGATTGTATTTTATATCTTCCATAGATCTCATTGACAGTGAATTGGATTCGTTAGAGTCGCTACATTTTTTGGTGGAAGTGTTAGACGTTTATTTCGATAATGTTTGTGAACTAGACTTAATATTTAACTTCTATAAATTGTATTCTATATtagatgaaatattcttggGAGGAGAGTTTCAAGAGATACTGAAGGATAAAATCTTGGAAAGGTTGGCATATTTAGACAAATTAGACTAG
- a CDS encoding DEHA2F10252p (similar to uniprot|P00572 Saccharomyces cerevisiae YJR057W CDC8 Thymidylate and uridylate kinase functions in de novo biosynthesis of pyrimidine deoxyribonucleotides) has product MGRGQLILIEGLDRSGKSTQSGILSERLPGGKLIKFPDRSTKVGSIINEYLTNSELNLSDQTAHLLFSANRWELADSIVNDLNKGHFIVMDRYIYSGIAYSLAKSRFSNDSSPEMASIDWLYSPDKGLPKPDLTIFLTLSLEELSNRKGWGEERYEKENFQKSVKNCFLEVLNADNDASVHIIDVNNLNIDQVTAKIWDLIEQKNLNKQTENSIERFT; this is encoded by the coding sequence ATGGGTAGAGGACAGCTTATATTGATCGAGGGTCTTGATAGGTCTGGAAAGTCGACGCAGTCTGGAATACTTCTGGAAAGACTTCCAGGTGggaaattgatcaaatttcCCGATAGATCAACTAAGGTAGGTTCTATTATCAATGAGTACTTGACAAACTCCGAATTGAACTTATCAGATCAGACTGCTCATTTACTTTTCTCTGCCAATAGATGGGAACTAGCAGACTCTATAGTAAATGACTTGAATAAAGGTCATTTCATTGTTATGGATAGATACATATACTCAGGCATAGCTTATTCTTTAGCGAAACTGCGCTTCTCGAATGATTCAAGTCCAGAAATGGCCAGCATTGATTGGTTATATTCGCCAGATAAAGGTTTGCCCAAACCCGACTTGACTATCTTTCTAACATTGTCTTTAGAGGAATTGAGTAATAGAAAAGGGTGGGGTGAAGAAAGATAcgaaaaagaaaactttCAGAAATCCgtgaaaaattgttttttaGAAGTCTTGAATGCTGATAATGATGCTTCGGTTCACATAATTGATGTTAATAACTTGAATATTGACCAGGTCACCGCAAAAATATGGGATCttattgaacaaaaaaatctaaacaaacaaacagaaaattctattgaaagatttaCATAA
- a CDS encoding DEHA2F10274p (similar to Candida albicans Q59TV6 Hypothetical protein SVL3), whose protein sequence is MSSIEILTVGSNPNVAFYAWRLHETQSCNVSVVNSRIKGDSINWRSPVLGTSTFKPYEIYQDLSQISPGSNKYDIVFISCTSLQDFQTVCADLVPFLHKKSAIVVESTGYVNLEPFVQLSFPSMKDITICCIMNESDVRQIDGDNFTHILRNNDNRIYLGTSLTNSNISSTSNPSFQKVYKLMQLVQQDSSNSISLLKSIVPKEFMTYQWKLALPRIVFNPLSVIFEAEVPANLSNQILCKPLITGMINEIFKIIKKMDCKLVKGSENENNLFKNWCSSFPEAPKNQNYLNSPPLFYEFYRQYDLNIDLLLLQPILLADDHGIRTPYLENIYSTMCQYIKINDADTNSIFFTRKSNSNMNKGKVNQINADHEFKLNQLNIISSDLARMESNKNQLDSYLREKEILKGQVGEDINKQELNLRKLNINVDHQQQKLSQIEQRLEQLQLQEQKIGNNQMKSIQPSELEERTLPQSETNRTFRDSVAPNDNLEDLADIALYGAALGSPVPNQNASHNGEADMNGSSVPNRALNMNGGNDQVHSNGNAHSNGNIQLLNGDLPQHLHEKELELQKRERVLINRELSLPNDNQMNGYYDNEQHRQPQHPQQQPHQQTPPALHLDTQQKNMNMPPNQQQYYNQRQYNNNHGYMPSPMDQQLPHGLPSNGLPPNALPPNLRVNSMNSNMNRYNMPPPQMVNGNPHQANGYGGKTQRLSSFPSSSHNYQDLHQQQYMQNPPQQQYYNNTYQNGPPVDPGVESRFKAQPRKSNRRSAFPQMNGDLSGLDMGGRGGMPMPGGTNPAATKANKHRSAMPMNANGNRTSPPQHKKSASNYAIPQGQGQGQGQGQGQGQGQGQGQAQAQAQAQAQAQAQGHAQGHAQAQGTRINVLGQGQPSSEPQQYNHAQPQQQYLQLPNGSNASSNSSNSVNTNDTPQTNDEGVQIHVPIADPNTNAKPLGGISNPNKEVETKKKRGLFRKH, encoded by the exons ATGTCGAGTATCGAAATATTAACAG TTGGAAGTAATCCAAATGTTGCGTTTTATGCATGGCGATTACATGAAACACAGTCTTGTAACGTGTCGGTGGTAAACTCTAGAATTAAGGGAGATAGTATCAACTGGAGATCACCTGTGTTGGGGACTTCTACATTCAAGCCATATGAGATTTACCAAGACTTATCGCAAATCAGTCCTGGATCAAACAAATATGATATTGTATTCATCAGTTGTACGTCTTTGCAGGATTTTCAGACCGTCTGTGCAGATTTGGTGCCATTCTTACACAAGAAATCTGCCATAGTTGTAGAAAGCACCGGATATGTTAATTTGGAGCCATTTGTTCAACTCAGCTTTCCATCAATGAAAGACATTACTATTTGTTGTATTATGAACGAATCGGACGTCAGGCAAATAGATGGAGATAATTTTACCCATATTTTGAGAAACAACGATAACAGAATATATTTGGGAACGTCGTTGACAAATTCTAACATTTCATCTACCTCAAATCcaagttttcaaaaagtatataaattaatgcAATTAGTACAGCaagattcttcaaatagcatttcattattgaaatcaattgtCCCTAAAGAGTTCATGACTTACCAGTGGAAGCTTGCATTACCAAGAATTGTTTTCAATCCTTTATCTGTGATTTTTGAAGCCGAGGTTCCGGCAAATTTGTCCAACCAGATTTTATGCAAGCCACTTATTACTGGTATGatcaatgaaatattcaaaattattaaaaaaatgGATTGTAAGCTAGTCAAGGGAtctgaaaatgaaaataatttgttcaaaaacTGGTGTAGCAGTTTCCCTGAGGCTCCGAAGAATCAAAACTATTTGAACTCACCTCCTTTGTTCTATGAATTTTACAGGCAGTACGacttaaatattgatttattattgttgcAGCCCATATTACTAGCTGATGACCATGGTATTAGAACCCCTTATTTGGagaatatttattctaCGATGTGCcaatatattaaaatcaacGATGCTGATACGAATTCAATCTTTTTCACAAGAAAATCCAACTCTAATATGAATAAAGGAAAAGtgaatcaaattaatgCGGATCATGAGTTTAAGTTAAATCagttgaatattattagtaGTGACTTGGCAAGAATGGAATCTAATAAGAATCAATTAGATTCTTACTTAAgagaaaaggaaattttAAAGGGACAAGTTGGTGAAGATATcaataaacaagaattgaatttaaggAAATTAAATATCAATGTGgatcatcaacaacaaaagTTATCGCAAATTGAACAAAGACTTGAGCAGTTACAATTACAAGAACAAAAAATTGGCAATAACCAAATGAAGCTGATTCAACCCTCTGAACTAGAAGAACGTACTCTACCTCAAAGTGAAACAAACAGAACATTCAGAGATTCTGTTGCTCcaaatgataatttggAAGATTTAGCAGATATAGCGTTGTATGGAGCCGCTTTAGGTAGCCCAGTTCCAAACCAGAATGCATCACATAATGGCGAGGCTGATATGAATGGAAGCAGCGTTCCAAACAGGGCTTTAAATATGAATGGTGGTAACGACCAGGTCCATAGTAATGGAAATGCTCATTCAAACGGTAacattcaattattgaatggtGATCTTCCTCAGCATTTGcatgaaaaagaattggaattacAGAAAAGAGAAAGGGTGCTTATTAACAGGGAGTTATCCTTACCTAATGATAATCAGATGAATGGATATTACGATAATGAACAGCATCGCCAACCACAACATCCTCAGCAACAACCACATCAGCAAACTCCTCCAGCTTTGCATCTCGACACGCAACAaaagaatatgaatatgCCACCtaatcaacaacaatattataaCCAAAGACAGTACAATAATAACCATGGTTACATGCCATCACCAATGGATCAACAACTTCCACATGGTTTACCATCTAATGGATTACCTCCAAATGCATTACCACCAAACTTGCGGGTCAATtcgatgaattcaaatatgaatagGTATAACATGCCACCGCCGCAGATGGTGAATGGAAATCCACATCAAGCAAATGGTTATGGAGGTAAAACACAAAGATTAAGTTCTTTCCCATCTTCTTCACATAATTATCAGGATTTACACCAACAACAGTATATGCAAAACCCACCTCAACAACAATACTATAACAATACGTATCAAAATGGGCCACCTGTTGATCCTGGTGTAGAATCAAGGTTTAAGGCGCAACCAAGAAAACTGAATCGTCGTTCTGCTTTCCCTCAAATGAATGGTGACTTGTCAGGATTAGATATGGGTGGTAGAGGCGGCATGCCTATGCCTGGTGGTACCAATCCTGCGGCCACAAAAGCTAATAAGCATAGATCAGCTATGCCAATGAATGCGAATGGTAACAGAACGAGTCCTCCACAGCATAAGAAATCTGCTAGTAACTATGCGATCCCACAAGGTCAAGGTCAAGGTCAAGGTCAAGGTCAAGGTCAAGGTCAAGGTCAAGGTCAAGGTCAGGCTCAGGCTCAGGCTCAGGCTCAGGCCCAGGCTCAGGCTCAAGGTCATGCTCAAGGTCATGCTCAGGCTCAGGGTACAAGAATCAATGTTCTTGGACAGGGTCAACCTTCCTCTGAACCCCAGCAGTATAACCATGCTCAGCCACAGCAACAATACTTGCAACTCCCTAATGGTTCAAATGCTTCTAGCAATTCGTCAAATTCAGTTAATACTAATGATACACCTCAAACTAATGATGAAGGTGTTCAAATACATGTTCCTATTGCAGATCCTAATACAAATGCTAAGCCATTAGGAGGTATTTCCAATCCAAATAAAGAGGTCGagacgaagaaaaagagaGGTTTATTCAGAAAGCACTGA
- a CDS encoding DEHA2F10296p (similar to CA0955|IPF13160 Candida albicans IPF13160 unknown function) — MAPKRLFYEDDEVIITKPGFNVEISDDLKEQESSHGNISFIKGMGIRTAPVLEEYVNKTRLILHEKLSYYGAELGTQQSALCNEYRTIKNEVQSSIKEPVLPNLIYILTSSLTGSILVNKRSLPLRFITPVIFGGVAFNYFMPRSYNVVQEKFTTYEKENLPDAYKNQITLAEKYQDFKKGLFEGLDNTSTQIENSVHDARLYLADIFSDKK, encoded by the coding sequence ATGGCTCCAAAGAGATTGTTttatgaagatgacgaagTCATAATAACCAAACCAGGATTCAATGTAGAAATTTCtgatgatttgaaagaacAGGAATCTTCCCACGGAAACATTTCATTCATTAAAGGTATGGGAATTAGAACAGCCCCAgttcttgaagaatatgttAATAAGACTAGATTAATTTTACATGAGAAATTAAGCTACTACGGTGCTGAATTGGGCACTCAACAATCAGCTCTTTGCAACGAATACAGAACGATTAAGAATGAAGTTCAATCGTCAATTAAAGAACCTGTTTTGCcgaatttaatttatattttaactTCATCATTGACCGGTTCAATTTTAGTTAATAAAAGATCATTACCACTTAGATTCATTACTCCAGTTATTTTTGGTGGAGTTGcattcaattatttcatGCCTAGATCCTACAATGTTGtacaagaaaaatttacGACCTATGAGAAGGAAAATTTACCAGATGCTTACAAGAATCAAATCACTTTAGCTGAAAAGTATCAAGATTTCAAGAAGGGTTTATTTGAAGGATTAGACAATACAAGCACTCAGATTGAAAACTCAGTTCATGATGCCAGATTGTATTTGGCTGATATTTTTTCGGATaagaaatag